In the genome of Mycteria americana isolate JAX WOST 10 ecotype Jacksonville Zoo and Gardens chromosome 7, USCA_MyAme_1.0, whole genome shotgun sequence, one region contains:
- the IQCJ gene encoding IQ domain-containing protein J — protein MRMEELRRLQHTLEQVNDGKDLLQSHQLAMDEENNIEKYHINLQPLESKVKIIQRAWREYLQRQDLPQHEQLDKRSPSPPSLSSDKMSRSISMNTFSDSSTPECILVSDMKLRCQSQDSVWWLLSSLQKSRNHC, from the exons ATGCGGATG GAAGAACTCAGAAGGCTCCAGCACACCTTGGAACAGGTCAACGATGGCAAAGACTTGCTTCAAAG CCATCAGCTTGCCAtggatgaagaaaataatatcGAAAAATATCATATCAACTTACAGCCCTTGGAATCAAAAGTGAAAAT TATCCAGCGAGCATGGCGTGAGTACCTGCAGCGCCAGGACCTGCCACAGCACGAGCAGCTGGACAAGCGCAGTCCCTCCCCACCGTCCCTCTCCTCAGACAAGATGAGCAGGTCCATCAGCATGAACACCTTCTCCGACAGCAGCACACCC GAGTGCATATTGGTCAGCGACATGAAGCTCCGTTGCCAGTCACAGGACAGCGTTTGGTGGCTTCTGAGTTCACTACAAAAATCTAGAAATCATTGCTAG